A window of Streptomyces sp. NBC_01224 genomic DNA:
GGACCAGATCAGGGAGCGCGGGGAGGTGGTGCCGCCGATCTCCTCGGGCAGGCCCAGACGCCAGTACTCGGAGTCCATGAACGCCTGGTACGACTTCTTGAAGCTCTCCGGGACCGGCGCGGTGTTGGTCTCCGGGTCGAAGACCGGCGGGTTGCGGTCGGCGTCGGCGAAGGATTCGGCCAGCTCGTTCTCCGCGAGGCGGGCGACCTCGTCGAGGATGCTCTTCGCCGTCTCGACGTCCATCTCGGCGAACGGGCCGGTGCCGTACGTCTTGTCGCGCCCGAGCACCTCGAAGAGGTTGAACTCGATGTCGCGGAGATTCGACTTGTAGTGCCCCATGGGAAGGCTCCGTAATCAATAGCAGTGGCGTGCAGCACCCCGGGAAGGGGCGTGGGCCGGGCGGGCGACGAGCTGGCGGTGCGTATATCAGCTGACCTCTCCGATGATGCTACCCGTCAGTAATAAGACGCAACCCCTCAAGGGTCTGATGTGTCCGATTACTCTTTGCGGTATGTACGGCTACGACCAGAACCCGGGCGCACAGCAGCAGATGGGTGGCGGCTACGGCGAGCAGCCGCTGTATCCCGAGCCTTCGCCGCCGTCCCTGGGGGATGCGGTACGGGCCTTCACCACCGGCTCGCTGTCCGCCGAGGACTTCCAGCAGATCTTCGCGACGTCGAAGGTCTACTGCCCGCGTGGCGACAACCCCGGATTCCTCGCGCTGCACAACACCCAGCAGCCGGTGATCCCGATGTTCACCACGCTCAAGGAGTTGCGGCTGTACGCGGGCAAGGAGTCCAAGTACTTCGTGATCACCGGGGCCGAGGTGATCGACCTGCTGCCGACCGGCTACGGCTTCGTCCTCGACATGGAGGGTGAGCACCGGATGGTCTTCGACGCCAAGGCCGTGGAGCAGATGGTCGACTTCGCGATGCGCCGTATGTACGGCTGACGTCCGAGTCTTCCGGAAGGGGCCCGTACCGATTGGTACGGGCCCCTTCTCGCTGTCCGGGCGGTGCGGGAATGAACGACGCCTTGCGGGATGTTCACCATTCAACTAAATTGGGCTCAGGACAATCCCGGAGGTGGCTCCCATGCCCGCAGTGACCGTCGAAAACCCACTGACCCTGCCCAAGGTCGCCGCCTCGGGCGACGCCACGGCCCGTCCCGTGCTCGCCGTCACGACGGCGCCGAGCGGATTCGAGGGCGAGGGCTTCCCGGTTCGCCGTGCGTTCGCCGGGATCAACTACAAGTACCTCGACCCGTTCATCATGATGGACCAGATGGGCGAGGTGGAGTACGCGGCCGGAGAGCCGAAGGGCACCCCCTGGCACCCGCACCGCGGCTTCGAGACCGTCACGTACCTGATCGACGGAACCTTCGTCCACCAGGACTCCAACGGCGGCGGCGGAACCATCCGCAACGGCGACACCCAGTGGATGACCGCCGGGTCCGGCCTCCTCCACATCGAGGCGCCGCCGGAGTCCCTCGTGATGTCGGGCGGTCTCTTCCACGGCCTCCAGCTCTGGGTGAACCTGCCCAAGGCCGACAAGATGATGGCCCCCCGCTACCAGGACATCCGCGGCGGCCAGGTCCAGCTCCTCGCCTCCCCGGACGGCGGCGCGCTGCTCCGCGTCATCGCCGGTGAGCTCGACGGGCACGAGGGCCCCGGCATCACCCACACCCCGATCACGATGATCCACGCCACCGTCCGTCCCGGCGCCGAGGTGACCCTGCCGTGGCGCGAGGACTTCAACGGACTCGCGTACGTGCTCGCCGGGCGCGGCACCGTCGGTGCGGAGCGCCGCCCCGTCCACATGGGGCAGACCGCGGTCTTCGGCGCCGGTTCCTCACTGACCGTCCGCGCGGACGAGAAGCAGGACGGCAACGCCCCTGACCTGGAGGTCGTCCTGCTCGGCGGTCGTCCGATCCGCGAGCCGATGGCGCACTACGGGCCGTTCGTGATGAACAGTCAGGCCGAACTGAAGCAGGCCTTCGAGGACTTCCAGGCCGGTCGCCTCGGTACGGTGCCCGCCGTCCACGGAATGTGACACCCGCGGACGGAGTGGACATCACACCTGCACCGTGATCGGGTGGGAGGGTGCAGACCCCAAAGCCCCTCCTGCCCGACGGTGCGCGGCGCACAGCCGCCTGGTGCGGTGTCGTTCTCCTCGTCACCGGGGTCGCCGCCGTCGCGGTCTGGCTGTGCATCATCTTCAAGACCGCGGTCACCCCCGTTCTGCTCGCGCTGCTCGGTACGGCGCTGCTCGGCCCGGTCCACCGCCGGCTGACCGCCCGCGGAATGAACCGCTCGCTGGCCGCGGGGCTCACCTGCGCCCTGCTCGTCGCGGTGGTCGGCGGCGCCGGATACATCGTCGTCACCGCGCTCGTCGACACCGGTGACCAGATCGTCCGGTCGCTGAAGGACGCCGGGCAGTGGATCATCAACCACTTCGGGATCAGCAAGAGCACCAATGTGGACGATCTCGTCGCCAACGCCCAGAAGCTCGTCGAGAAGTTCGGCGCGAGCGCCGCGGGCGGGCTCCTCTCCGGGATCAGCCTGATCGGCTCGCTGATCGCGACCAGCGTCCTCGCCCTCCTGCTGACCTTCTTCTTCCTGCGCGACTCCGACAAGGCCGTGGACCTCGCCCACTCGGTCGCCCCGCGCGGTACCGGGGACCTGGTCGAGGCCATGGGGCGGCGGGCCTTCGAAGCCGTCCAGGGGTTCATGCGCGGCACCACGTTCATCGCGCTGATCGATGCCGTCTGCATCACGGCCGGTCTGCTGATCCTGCGGGTGCCGGGCGCGGTGGGGCTCGGTGCGCTGGTCTTCGTCGGCGCCTACATCCCCTACCTCGGGGCGTTCCTCTCCGGTGCGGTCGCGATCCTGGTCGCGCTCGCCGACCGGGGATTCGTGATCGCACTGTGGGCGCTGGGGGTCGTGCTCGCCGTACAGGTGCTGGAGGGCCATGTGCTCCAGCCGATGATCCAGAGCCGTACGGTCCAGATGCACCCCGCCACCATCATGATCGCGATCACCGCGGGCGCCAGCGTGGCGGGCCTGCTGGGCATGCTGCTCGCGGTGCCGGCCTGCGCGGCGGCCTTCGGTATTCTCGGCGAACTGCGCGGAGAGCGTTCCAGCCCGTCCGGCGTTTGAGGACGGAACCGTCCACGCGGAGAGCCCGAACCCGACGACCCGGTTCAGTCCCCTGCCTCCGGCCCCGACTCGTACAGCTCGAACCAGATCGACTTCCCCGCCCCCCGCGGATCCACTCCCCACGCATCGGCGAGCATCTCCATCAGCAGCAGCCCCCGTCCGCTGGAAGCCATCTCCCCGGGCCGCCGCTTGTGCGGCAGCTCGTCGCTGCCGTCGGCCACCTCCACCCGCAGCCGCCGCTCACCGTGCTCCCCCGTCGCCCGGGCGACCAACAGCGCGTCCCCGTCCGTGTGGACGAGGACATTGGTGGCCATCTCGGAGATCATCAGCACCGCCGCGTCGACCTGCTCCGGGTCCGCCCAGTCATGCAGCAGCTCCCGCAGCTGCTGCCGGGCCGCCGCGACCCGCGCCGGCTCGGCCTGGGCGATGGTCAGCGCGGTGCGCCTCGGCGCCGTCTCCCTCGGCGTCCCACCGTCGCGCCGCAGCAGCAGCAACGCGATGTCGTCCTCCCGGCGGTCCGCCAGCGGCCCGGTCGTGTAGTGCGACGTCGGCCCGTGTACGGCCTGGACGAGGGCGTCGGCGAGCTTCTCCAGATCGGACGTGTCCCGTTCCAGGACCGGCCGCAGCCGGACCCAGCCGGTCCACATGTCATGGCCGCCGGTCTCGATCAGCCCGTCAGTACAGAGCATGATCGTTTCTCCGGCCTCCAAGGTGAGCCGGGTCGTCGGATAGTCGGCGTCCGCCTCGACGCCGAGCGGCAGCCCGCCCTCGGTCTGGCGGATCATCGCGGTCCCGTCGGCGGTCATCACCACCGGATCGGGGTGGCCGGCCCGGGCGATGTCGAGGACGCCGGTCTCCGGGTCGGCCTCCGCGTACAGACAGGTCGCGAAGCGCGGCCCGGTCTCGTCCCCGTCCTCGTACGCATCGGTGAGCCCGGAGAGGAACCGCGACGCACGGGAGAGCACCGCATCCGGGCGGTGTCCCTCGGCGGCGTACGCGCGCAGGGCGATCCGCAACTGCCCCATCAGGCCCGCGGCGCGCACATCGTGGCCCTGGACGTCACCGATGACGAGGGCGATACGGCCGTTGGGGAGCGGAATCTTGTCGTACCAGTCGCCGCCGACCTGGAGCCCGCCGCCGGTCGGGATGTAGCGGGCGGCGATCTCCATCCCCGGGATGTCGGGGCCGAGGGA
This region includes:
- a CDS encoding SseB family protein, which codes for MYGYDQNPGAQQQMGGGYGEQPLYPEPSPPSLGDAVRAFTTGSLSAEDFQQIFATSKVYCPRGDNPGFLALHNTQQPVIPMFTTLKELRLYAGKESKYFVITGAEVIDLLPTGYGFVLDMEGEHRMVFDAKAVEQMVDFAMRRMYG
- a CDS encoding pirin family protein, producing MPAVTVENPLTLPKVAASGDATARPVLAVTTAPSGFEGEGFPVRRAFAGINYKYLDPFIMMDQMGEVEYAAGEPKGTPWHPHRGFETVTYLIDGTFVHQDSNGGGGTIRNGDTQWMTAGSGLLHIEAPPESLVMSGGLFHGLQLWVNLPKADKMMAPRYQDIRGGQVQLLASPDGGALLRVIAGELDGHEGPGITHTPITMIHATVRPGAEVTLPWREDFNGLAYVLAGRGTVGAERRPVHMGQTAVFGAGSSLTVRADEKQDGNAPDLEVVLLGGRPIREPMAHYGPFVMNSQAELKQAFEDFQAGRLGTVPAVHGM
- a CDS encoding AI-2E family transporter — protein: MQTPKPLLPDGARRTAAWCGVVLLVTGVAAVAVWLCIIFKTAVTPVLLALLGTALLGPVHRRLTARGMNRSLAAGLTCALLVAVVGGAGYIVVTALVDTGDQIVRSLKDAGQWIINHFGISKSTNVDDLVANAQKLVEKFGASAAGGLLSGISLIGSLIATSVLALLLTFFFLRDSDKAVDLAHSVAPRGTGDLVEAMGRRAFEAVQGFMRGTTFIALIDAVCITAGLLILRVPGAVGLGALVFVGAYIPYLGAFLSGAVAILVALADRGFVIALWALGVVLAVQVLEGHVLQPMIQSRTVQMHPATIMIAITAGASVAGLLGMLLAVPACAAAFGILGELRGERSSPSGV
- a CDS encoding ATP-binding SpoIIE family protein phosphatase; protein product: MRTEDVLAATATGLWRWDNGTGTVTLDAEAARLLELPAAAGVFRESAVRSRFHPVDWNEIYGVVNLAVAEGTLAEARLRIVDEGGRVLRTVRSRSKPLPPEEPGSTAHVLVGTLQEVAEPQPGTTGAHTPITGDWRRSREAFLLDAGRALAEARSTEEVLRVAASLSMPGFSPDGLAVFGIAGERLTIIGHHGHRMGDEGPFNDMPLETDYPAAEVVRTGRAIYLPSPEDYSRRYPATWPLAGRFGRRSWAFLPLIVAGRTMGAWMAGFHHPVSFSPDERSVLTTVARMLAQALTRAGVAETERELSLGLQRSMMPSLGPDIPGMEIAARYIPTGGGLQVGGDWYDKIPLPNGRIALVIGDVQGHDVRAAGLMGQLRIALRAYAAEGHRPDAVLSRASRFLSGLTDAYEDGDETGPRFATCLYAEADPETGVLDIARAGHPDPVVMTADGTAMIRQTEGGLPLGVEADADYPTTRLTLEAGETIMLCTDGLIETGGHDMWTGWVRLRPVLERDTSDLEKLADALVQAVHGPTSHYTTGPLADRREDDIALLLLRRDGGTPRETAPRRTALTIAQAEPARVAAARQQLRELLHDWADPEQVDAAVLMISEMATNVLVHTDGDALLVARATGEHGERRLRVEVADGSDELPHKRRPGEMASSGRGLLLMEMLADAWGVDPRGAGKSIWFELYESGPEAGD